A window from Flavobacterium sp. 83 encodes these proteins:
- a CDS encoding sensor histidine kinase → MNIEGIKNNNLNQILFHSMIWCFFIVTSLIQFYESPFSINTDFYAQWITGILLFYLNYLYLVPVLLLQKKYWEYFTILISIIILFMVIRYNFFMPEFKDMRPIRMINSSGKEILANPHFKRKQPFFLKLAPSFFYILIITIGTIIKTLSELYNNQQNKLIAETHRASTELNYLRKQTNPHFLFNSLNSIYSLAYKKSDLVPDAIVTLSEMMRYMLYETDNKSVFLEKEINYIKNYLELQKLRLNNIENITINIHGDTKNKYIEPLLLISFIENAFKYGTDYKGAAFVKIKIIIEEDILDFWVENKIENHKKDPENSGIGMKNIENRLNILYPNAHQLTIIETDTNYSVHLNLKLDQI, encoded by the coding sequence ATGAACATAGAAGGAATTAAAAACAATAATCTAAACCAAATACTTTTTCATAGTATGATTTGGTGCTTCTTCATTGTTACCTCATTAATCCAGTTTTACGAAAGCCCTTTTAGCATTAATACTGATTTCTATGCCCAGTGGATTACGGGAATCCTATTATTCTATCTGAATTATTTATATTTAGTTCCTGTATTGCTTTTGCAAAAAAAATATTGGGAATATTTTACTATTCTAATTTCTATAATAATCCTCTTTATGGTTATCCGGTATAATTTTTTTATGCCTGAATTTAAAGATATGAGACCAATCAGAATGATTAATTCATCTGGAAAAGAGATTTTAGCGAACCCTCATTTCAAAAGAAAGCAACCGTTTTTTTTAAAATTGGCTCCTTCTTTTTTCTACATACTAATCATTACAATTGGTACAATTATTAAAACCTTATCTGAATTATACAACAATCAGCAAAATAAATTAATTGCCGAAACACATCGTGCTTCAACAGAATTAAACTATCTGAGAAAACAAACTAATCCCCATTTTTTATTTAATTCGCTAAATAGCATTTATTCATTAGCCTATAAAAAATCTGATTTAGTCCCAGATGCAATAGTAACTTTATCAGAAATGATGCGATATATGTTGTATGAAACCGATAATAAATCGGTGTTTTTGGAAAAAGAAATTAATTACATTAAAAACTATCTTGAGTTACAAAAACTACGATTGAATAATATTGAAAATATCACCATTAATATTCACGGTGACACAAAAAATAAATACATCGAGCCGTTACTTTTGATTTCATTTATCGAAAATGCGTTTAAATACGGTACTGATTACAAAGGAGCCGCTTTTGTAAAAATAAAAATAATAATTGAAGAGGATATTTTAGATTTTTGGGTAGAAAACAAAATTGAAAATCATAAGAAAGATCCTGAAAATTCAGGAATAGGAATGAAGAATATAGAAAATCGACTGAATATTCTTTATCCTAATGCACATCAACTTACAATTATTGAAACTGACACTAATTATAGTGTTCATCTAAATTTAAAATTAGACCAGATTTAA
- a CDS encoding LytTR family DNA-binding domain-containing protein, whose amino-acid sequence MKCVIIDDEPLAVDLIKEFVSKVDSLELVNTFTNAIDAISIINHSNIDLIFLDIEMPHFSGIDFINAIEKKPLIIFTTAYSNYAVEGFNLGAVDYLVKPIPFHRFLKSVLRAQQIFNPQNLPASTNLISTPEIEQDFMFVRAEYENVKLNFADILFIEGLKDYVKIYTTDNKYTLTLISLIKLENLLTSKGFARIHRSYIINIKHVKSIQKNKVIIAEKRIPISESYKNSFFEKINL is encoded by the coding sequence ATGAAATGTGTAATCATAGATGATGAACCTTTAGCGGTTGATTTAATTAAAGAATTTGTTAGTAAAGTGGATTCTCTGGAACTAGTCAATACATTCACTAATGCTATTGATGCCATTTCAATAATCAATCATTCTAATATTGATTTGATTTTTTTAGACATAGAAATGCCTCATTTTTCTGGTATTGATTTTATTAATGCCATTGAAAAAAAGCCTCTAATCATATTTACAACCGCATATTCTAATTATGCTGTAGAAGGATTTAATCTTGGTGCAGTCGATTATTTAGTAAAACCTATTCCGTTTCATCGCTTTTTAAAATCCGTTTTACGAGCACAACAAATTTTCAATCCACAAAATTTACCTGCAAGTACAAATCTGATTTCCACTCCTGAAATAGAACAGGATTTCATGTTTGTGAGAGCTGAATATGAAAATGTAAAATTGAATTTTGCAGATATATTATTTATTGAAGGATTGAAGGATTATGTCAAAATATACACTACTGACAATAAATACACACTAACATTAATAAGTCTTATAAAACTGGAGAATTTACTTACCAGCAAAGGATTTGCACGAATTCACAGGTCGTATATCATCAATATTAAACACGTAAAATCTATCCAAAAAAACAAAGTGATAATTGCTGAAAAAAGAATACCGATCAGTGAAAGCTACAAAAACTCATTCTTTGAAAAAATCAATTTATAA
- a CDS encoding gamma carbonic anhydrase family protein: MLIKSVNGKTPLIPEDCYVAENATIVGDVSFGSSCSVWFNAVIRGDVNFIKIGNKVNIQDGAVIHCTYKKHPTIIGNNVSIGHNAIVHGCTVHDNVLIGMGAIVMDNCVVESNSIVAAGAVITQNTVVGSGSIWAGVPAKKVKDIDQSDFAGEIERISNNYVMYSSWFKEE, from the coding sequence ATGTTAATCAAATCTGTTAATGGAAAAACACCCTTAATACCTGAGGATTGTTATGTAGCCGAGAATGCTACTATTGTTGGTGATGTTAGTTTTGGTTCTTCTTGTAGTGTTTGGTTTAATGCAGTTATAAGAGGGGATGTCAATTTTATTAAAATAGGTAATAAAGTTAATATTCAGGATGGGGCTGTTATTCATTGTACATATAAAAAACATCCAACAATTATAGGGAATAATGTGTCAATTGGTCATAATGCTATTGTGCATGGTTGTACCGTTCATGATAATGTATTGATTGGAATGGGAGCGATTGTAATGGATAATTGTGTTGTTGAAAGTAATTCTATTGTTGCTGCCGGAGCTGTTATTACCCAAAATACAGTTGTTGGTTCAGGATCGATTTGGGCCGGAGTTCCTGCCAAAAAGGTCAAAGATATTGACCAATCTGATTTTGCAGGAGAAATTGAGCGTATTTCTAATAATTACGTAATGTATTCCAGCTGGTTTAAAGAGGAATAG
- a CDS encoding DUF4907 domain-containing protein has translation MMMTINSINKFFWTAIQKNLSFLTTRNNAFLLLGLLLFISCNKNEDLNIKSLKTPTGWGYYITNNDKIIIKQTVIPVISENKSFKTEEEAMKVGNLVLQKLKHDLSPTITKKDLFLLAVKI, from the coding sequence ATGATGATGACAATTAATTCAATTAATAAATTCTTCTGGACAGCAATCCAGAAGAATTTATCATTTCTAACTACAAGAAATAATGCATTCCTACTTCTAGGTTTACTACTTTTTATATCTTGTAACAAAAATGAAGATTTAAATATAAAATCCCTGAAAACACCTACAGGCTGGGGTTATTATATAACTAACAATGATAAAATTATAATAAAACAAACCGTAATACCCGTTATCAGCGAAAATAAAAGTTTTAAAACCGAAGAAGAAGCAATGAAAGTAGGGAACTTAGTATTGCAAAAATTGAAACACGATTTATCGCCTACCATAACAAAAAAAGATTTATTTTTATTAGCTGTAAAAATCTAG